The segment CTAGGATTATCTGTGGAGATGCTTTACAAAATCGTCTGTTCATTCATAATTTTCCTACAGAAAAGAAACTTaacgaaaatataaaaaataaatcaaatcaacATTTACAACTGTACTTGTTTTACTAGGTTATTAAATAGTCGGAAATTTACGATTTTCACAACTACTCATTCTCCATTGATCTACATCTTCATACCAATAAGATCTTTCCATATTATCGATTTCATGAGCCAGCATACATAGTCGACAATCAGAGAAAGTATTAAAATCAACTGTTCCATGATTATGCCATTTGAAGTATTCATTATAAGCAGTTTTATTTCTGTCTAGATAGTACAAGTAATCCGATAATTGTTTGACCGAAGTAAAATCATCTACATGAATAAAAGAATTTGATGGAGCTGATCTTACATAGTCTGATTTCGATCCACCCATTACGATTGGTACCACGTTATTCCTAAAATACAATATATTATAGGAGTTATTAATTACTCCATCATAAAGTAGCGTAAACTATTAGTGGTTTGGGAAATTTAATTGTAAAATGAGTTTTATTGGACAAGCGCTCTGATAAACCAATTACACTCCTGATCACTTCAGACTTATAAGTCTATAATAACTATTTATTAGAATATTTGAAATACAAAGGGTCGCTAGAGTACAGTTTAGTTACAGGCGATCATCATAATTACTTGCATCACAACTATTAACGCATAGAGTTTGGTATAGTTTAATGTAATCTACGTAATTAATTTTCTAGTAATTGGGATATAAAACCGTTTGGATGAGTAACGTGTATGTGAAACAACattcaatgaatttttttttagtATTTACTTGATAGTTACTTCATCAAAATATATTCATCTCAAAATATATAGCCATTCGATGAGATATGATTTTTCCTTCTTTTTGACAAGAAGATTTGTTGAGATTGAGATTGTAAATAGTCATCTAAAGATACCATGCAATTTCTTTAAACTAAACTACAATGTAAATTGACACGTTAAAAATGTCAATGATCTTcacaaatgaattttaaatgtATTCAGTACTCATTTATACCAGTAAATTAAAGTCATAACTCAGTATGATCTATTTCATAACTTTATTTCTGTTAACTTTAAAAGCTTTTATTTCGATAACACATTTTCTATAACGCGAGAGTTCTAGATATGTGAATAAAGGAaaaacagtattgttcgctATTCACGAAACTATACTGAATGTAAGCTCAACTGACTATACTTTCATGTTGTGTAACTCATAAATCATGTTAATAAGACACTTGAAACTTTCAACTAAGTCTATTCCAACATAAAATTCACAATGGGACataaaagaaagtaaaagaTCTGTTCCTTAGATCCAGATGTCTATGAAAGAAATGACGGAACCTATTAAATATTCATGTGTCGGAAAAAGAGCATGGAGTGGCCAATATCTTAACTCACAACGTTTGCCTAGTCAGTTATACGTATCGGTTGGTAAAAACGCTGTATCACAAAGCCAGAAAAGTTACATAAAGGATGTTCAATTATTATGTCTTCGAGGAaatgaaaaccttgaagcacttaCTGAGGAATATATTACTGAACACCGTAGAATATTTGGGATTTACAAGGAAGGAAAGAAATATCTTTTTAGTCAACTGATACAAAATGTTGATCGAATCACAAAATCAAATAAGTCAAGAACTGGAGGTGGCTTCAGAAAAATATTTTCTGACGCTAAATTGTCTTCATCGTATATAAAGCTATTCTCAATACCACAAATGATGGCAAACAATTACCTGCCAAACGTCTTCTCTAAACGCTTATATCAATTCATATGTACTTGCAGGAGGATGTACTTTGGAAAGGCAAAAGTGCGGTCATCCGCACGATTCGTCAAACATTCTCGAAAGAAACTATGCCTTCGATAACCAAATGCTACCTGAAGTCCTATAATATGACATTAAATGGAGACCGGactttaagtgaatttaatgaagACATTCAAAATAATCCGTAAGGGATCTGATTCcatataattaaaatttaagaGATCCATAGGAACTAAAAGGCCTAAATCTAGTCTTTGTGTTTAATATGGGTCATTGGTTGACCTTAATCTGCCTCGATAATCAAATAATTTCGACCTCTTGTCtcgattgttttatttattttatcacaGTGACAAAATAGTGACTTTAGCTAATATGTCTTTTCTTTCTAAACCTCTTAGACTTTCATTGAGCTACTTGATGAgcattattttaatatattctATAACATCTACTATCAATAAAAGCCTTTTAGAAATTAATTCCTAACTACATTCACTTTGTGTATACCTTGTTACTTACTATTGGACAATCCATTTATCAAATGTAAAATTATGTTAATAGTTTAAGGTAATCAAACTCATTAGGTTGTACGCAGTTCAAGAGAATTCAACAAAATACAGTGAATTCATGATATTTTGTAACTAACACCGTTCTTCCTTTATTTAAATTTGTCAAGGGAACCAACTACAGGAAGATTGTCGTTATAATATTTTTGACGGATTTGGTTTATTAGACTTTACATCAATATGACAATAGATGAAGAACACAGTTCTTTTGAAAGCACCTGTGACCAGCTAGCAGTAACacatataatgataatgaaataacAGTATAAATGTATAGTGGAATAACAATTTTGACTACCAGTCCCCAAATGAATTTTCATTCACCACAGAACTAATGTTTAAAATAGTTTTTAGAATTCTAGAATACTATTCGTAATGTTACAACAGTGATTCGCTCTTTCTAAAAAGACAATTAACACTATTGCTTGCATCTGAAAATGCTGATGGTACTAACTTATGTCtagttattataaaaaaattttcacaGTTCATAAATCTTGAAAATGttaataaactcaatcaatttTCATGATAACTGTTAGTTTTCTACAAGCCGAAAATGTTCCCAAATCAAAAGGCAGGAAAGTTTTAAATATTAACTAAAACAATTTGACAAACTTTCTTGAACATTCAtattaaaactaaataaataatatggatagtgactagcagtggaatccaggacgcgcgtttcgtcctatttgggactcgtcagctggatgtacctgcatcccagagttgatgttcactctgagactttgtgaattgcacatatgccaattagagactgaccagttgcagtcctaaacatcaatggaaagattcaaacaaacaatactaagtgaatttaagtaaataatatttgtatttacaatttttaaaaaatgtcttACTTAAGAGCATTTAGAAAGAACTTTTCAGTAATATAATCTTGACATATACTATTCTCAAAACTGAGATAGAATTTATAATCATTTTTCAATAATTCAAAACACTTGCTATCATGTCTATCACAATTTAGATTTCCACATCCACCATACATATCAacctatttaaaaaaaataacattaaagagataataatataatacataACAATTAATGCTTAATAGTTTACAATGAGTtaatgatattttttaaaaactgaCTTATAGTACTTGTAGCAGcttagcttcgttaatcaatcaccttgataaccgttactataTAAATCgcaacggtgtttgaaatcagaaggcaataaaatgcggcaactacagtttataagAAGATGGCACAAATAACAAAGCTATAAATACATCGTGCGAATTTGAAGCAGAGgcgaatttatagtcaaatcgaatcaACGCGCAGATAGGAAAGGTAAAGGTTAATAATAGGATtcgagtatatatatatgagaaagAGTAAGATTCATCGAGCGACATTTAGGCTACCAACCTTTCAGCTAGACTCTGTCATGTGATCAAGCATACATGTTTATACAGACAACATAGTGATTATGATAGTAAAAAGAAATATGCGAATTGTTTCTGTTCAAGTAACATAGTCcgttaagtaagttagtaaaagGGCTTAATCAAAgtttaaccataatcgaaattggttgtAGGGGTCTTGCtatataaatttttatcaatcGGATTATCTATTGGTGTTTGATACGATTTGAAATACAATAAGAGATTTACTCTGTCAAACAAATGTTGTACAACAAGAAAAAAATACGATAAAGAAGCCTCTATTAGTAGTTGACCTATAAAATTAGCAGAGAATACTTGAGTTGACGATTCTTAATTATACTCATTAAAATAACTTCTTTTTAAGAGTGAGTATTATATggtaaaaaattattataatcctAGTGACAATAGTTTGACAAAACAGTCACAATGTATATGGAATGCATCCAAAACAGTTATAGTTTATACATCTTATCTAGAAACACCACTTCAAGATGATAGTTACATCTCTACATTAAGATATGATTATATACTGAACAAGTAACTTGCTAAATTGTTCAGTCCTAATTAAAACCCATAAACAAGAAACAATTAATTGTTGTGTCTTTCCCATTAATTTGAAGAACTGACGAATTATTTCTTTTACTACTTAAAGTTGCTTATTTTAGTATCATCATTCAAATAGATTATCTAAAGATCGTTATTTTCTATACAAATGACAAAATGTACACGATGGAATGTACAAGGACGTTTACAACCACAAATGTAATCATAGACACAATgctattgtttatttttaaagaaatagtACAAACTGATACAAAAGTTATATTTATTAGAAAAAGCGTTGATCATTTGCATGGACTGTGAACGCTATTAAATAGAccaatataatcaataattagaTTGTCACACGTACTGATTATTTTTCAGTGGCTAATTTAccaaacataaaacttttcaGACAATAAGGATTATAGCCTAACTTCTTGAAGTAGAAGCTTTCGATGTTGTCTAAAACGACAACGAAAAGTTTGTAATTAAAGTATCGACTTCATATAACACAACATCAACAAACACAAACTGAATTTTCATATCTTATCTATGATGTTTTACTATTTACCTAACATTCTTATTTACTTTCAGTTTATTCGCTGCATAACATGTTTACCAAATATTCTATTTGCATACCTAAATTCAGAACCTATACAATGATCCTACTCAAACATTTATGAGTTAATTATTTTCAGCTAGAGTCAAATCAAACTAATTTAGCTTATTCTTAATGAaaagtttattttatattatcagCTCGTGAGATTCTGTATGTGTTGTTGAGTATCGTTGAAGTTTGGTTATATTGCTGTTTGCTTAGTAGTAAATAACTGTGTTAGATCTGTATCCTTATCCCCATTAGTATTCGATCTGAATTACTtctaaaataaaacataattaaaCCATTAATTTTGTCATGAGCATACTCTATTTAGGAAAAATGTGTTGTAGATATAATTTATTCAACGTTATGTGATGATTCAGATAGCACAAAATATAACCATCAAGATACAGAAAAGGCACATGATAGTTGCTTATTGTTGAAGTAAATTCTTCAGGAATAAATTTATCTTACAAATGATACAATTATCCTCATCGTCATTATAAGTGATGGGATACACTTACATCTATCGATGGCTTTATTTAGACAATACCCGTTTTTCAGATAACTATTTAACTTAAGAACTATTTGGCTTATTTTTGTCAAGATTTTTGggaatattttaaaaacattttgttaCGAATGAATGTTAGTTGAAGAATCCCTGAATATCCATTATGAAACACCAACTAAATGCTTCCTAATTTTCAGAGCTTTTTCAACTGACATCAGTTCATGGTGAAAGTTACCTTCACAGCAGAATTCACTTGAAACTTTGAATTTCCAAGTTCTCATATCTCTCCAGTCAAATTGTCTACTTAGTACCCCTTCCAGCCATATAGAATGGTGAAGCCTGGTAGGCCCTTCTGGTGAAGAGTGCTACAGCAAGACACAAATGCCGGGGtgggatagctgtttctgcaaTGTCACTTAGAactattacataacactcacacaGAACCCTCTTTttgtcttttttgtttttgtttttatttgggcagactcttttttattttacctctctttttgaaccctcaatagttatgcaatgactcctTGTAGTATTCGTAATCGTTTTTTgggtattggtagagtggttgattaggccgattcCTACCactcacgttagttcatggaaacagTCCCATGATCCGGGAGGCACGACggggacgtgtgagtcggattttgtcTACTTACTAATTTTGGTGATACGTTTTTTAAATACATTAATAATCAAATTGAACTTTGACAATCATAAAATAATGACTAACTGTTATTCATCACTTATGCAAGTTTTTTCACGTATACTTTAATTTTTCTCAATGATAGTCTCAAATATTGATTAACCGTAACCTAATATGTTTTAACTGTTTATGAGACCTAGTTTTTATATAGAAGTGAAAACACAAAGTTAAATCAATATTCGTTCCGATATTATTTATAACTAAACGAGCCtttcaaattttattattaattttaaaacaaaatcaattaCCAATATGATTAGATTTGTGTTTTCACTTATATAATAAATTCACATAGTAACAAATATTATCAATACAGTAGTTGTATAAAACAAAGGAAATTATTTCagattctattattattaacatttctTACCTTGATATATTTCATTAATTCTTTAGCATATTGCATTCTTGGACTACTTCCAACACAATTACTTACAAACCATGCAATCATTTTAGTTTTACCAATAGAAAAATCTTTATCAGGTTGAATTAAATTGTTTAAACTTCTTGGTTGAACATCCGAAAATCGTACATACTTATAATATGGTGTAACTATAGTTGAATCCACTGCATATGTAGCGGTGAAATTAATCTGTAAGcaaaatttaaaaatgattttattttgttgaaataCCATGATGATTAGGGTATAAATATAAGAAGAGATAGTTTAAAGTACCCCTCAATATGACTAGTATCAATAATGCAATAAGATATCAATAAAATTTCTAAGGGTCATAtaaaattatatgaataaaagCTATTTACCATACATTTACGTTATGAGATACCACAACTAATATTCTTTACCTCATTTTTGTACACATTACTTTATTGATATTATTCACAACAATTTATACACAAATACTTTTTTAAGGTAGCAACTAAATAACCTTGTCAGTTTT is part of the Schistosoma mansoni strain Puerto Rico chromosome 1, complete genome genome and harbors:
- a CDS encoding putative alpha(1,3)fucosyltransferase, encoding MKRIYYHGKFSNSLPDLSKCPVYECNVSGNGDNIQQADLVVFESNPGLTDLNKPRNQSWLIYHIESPRHYSFAMPKNLINFTATYAVDSTIVTPYYKYVRFSDVQPRSLNNLIQPDKDFSIGKTKMIAWFVSNCVGSSPRMQYAKELMKYIKVDMYGGCGNLNCDRHDSKCFELLKNDYKFYLSFENSICQDYITEKFFLNALKNNVVPIVMGGSKSDYVRSAPSNSFIHVDDFTSVKQLSDYLYYLDRNKTAYNEYFKWHNHGTVDFNTFSDCRLCMLAHEIDNMERSYWYEDVDQWRMSSCENRKFPTI